Proteins encoded in a region of the Drosophila sechellia strain sech25 chromosome 2L, ASM438219v1, whole genome shotgun sequence genome:
- the LOC6612059 gene encoding uncharacterized protein LOC6612059, whose translation MIANLALPFLLIIAEAAATAEQVEYLEYLQSSPAEHRLSKRMDLEVCIGHFDVHKNTIIRTGESQAIGGKYLQGIELDTIEECERLCCETDACDVYIFERKAGGYCYLFECGPPEDFRCKFTRHANYTSAVLNPQPKPVSELVTTPRPQLPHIHSNNVSQQEWELSNLKLKPETRDKPTVSTAAMVAPTSGTGTGVGLGVGQSPVYQSQSVPAAHCGRFQFTCHSGECIAVYNACDGIPQCEDGSDEGPECNTVLSTATKPATTSGNLEPVKPMVSQYVPVQNVQQTQQVVAQQMQQHQQQQQPQHVIVLGPPPPPPPPPPMVNNREDAAAWANRKMIAEGQQQLPQQQQQQQLHQQQQLQQQQQSLQPQAEIINTDAQSHIFSHKGGLQLQQPANGQGPPPSPGQMVPGQMAGAAQVKVQGQSPTLQLPGYEANQAVYGMSRTGIYMPQQQAQLQAPAGQQQQQQQVQASVVWPQQTPLIPQQQSPVQQSQSLMPQQSGHVYAAAPAIQSPPAAQQAMLPVLNAAPVAGKNQGAAADGDYDDYDEETYTEAPKKKQHKHKKVKTKTAKDPIELALEQNKLQPDGSLPALPVPASPVHEQYKMIHDNLAMEFRDHDGHSERPGGAVLSLTLGLLVTAALAILIGCRMRTVTRRARRLGGKTPYSQEADFLVNGMYL comes from the exons ATGATTGCCAACTTGGCATTGCCTTTCCTGCTGATCatcgcggaagcagcagcCACCGCGGAGCAGGTGGAGTACCTGGAGTACCTGCAATCTTCGCCGGCGGAGCACCGACTCAGCAAGCGCATGGATCTGGAGGTGTGCATAG GCCACTTTGACGTGCATAAGAACACCATTATTCGCACGGGCGAGTCCCAGGCGATTGGTGGCAAGTACCTCCAGGGCATCGAGCTGGACACCATCGAGGAGTGCGAAAGGCTGTGCTGCGAGACGGACGCCTGCGATGTGTACATCTTCGAGCGAAAGGCGGGCGGCTATTGCTATCTCTTCGAGTGCGGTCCTCCGGAGGATTTCCGCTGCAAGTTCACCAGGCACGCCAACTACACCAGTGCCGTGCTGAATCCACAGCCCAAGCCAGTCAGTGAGCTGGTGACCACGCCGCGACCGCAGCTGCCCCACATCCACAGCAACAATGTGTCGCAGCAGGAATGGGAGCTGAGCAACCTGAAGCTGAAGCCGGAAACGCGCGACAAGCCCACTGTTTCCACCGCCGCAATGGTGGCTCCCACATCGGGAACAGGAACGGGAGTGGGTCTGGGTGTGGGCCAGTCGCCAGTTTACCAGTCTCAAAGTG TTCCCGCCGCGCATTGTGGACGCTTCCAGTTCACCTGCCACTCCGGCGAGTGCATCGCGGTGTACAATGCCTGCGATGGAATACCGCAGTGCGAGGATGGGAGCGACGAGGGACCGGAA TGCAACACTGTGCTGTCGACAGCCACAAAACCGGCCACGACCAGCGGCAATTTGGAGCCCGTGAAGCCCATGGTGTCGCAGTATGTGCCCGTGCAGAACGTGCAACAGACGCAGCAGGTCGTGGCCcagcagatgcagcagcatcaacaacagcagcaaccacaacaTGTCATTGTTTTGGGtccaccgccgccaccgccgcctccaCCGCCCATGGTGAACAATCGGGAAGATGCCGCTGCCTGGGCCAACCGCAAGATGATTGCCGaagggcagcagcagctgccacagcagcaacagcaacagcaactgcatcagcaacagcaactgcagcagcagcaacaatcaTTGCAGCCACAGGCGGAGATCATCAACACGG ACGCACAGAGCCACATATTCAGCCACAAAGGCGGcctccagctgcagcagccgGCAAACGGACAGGGGCCACCGCCGTCGCCAGGTCAGATGGTTCCGGGTCAGATGGCGGGAGCAGCGCAGGTTAAGGTTCAGGGGCAATCTCCAACGCTCCAGCTGCCCGGCTATGAGGCCAATCAGGCTGTGTACGGGATGTCACGCACCGGAATCTACATGCcacagcagcaggcgcagctCCAGGCTCCagctggccagcagcagcaacagcagcaggtgcAAGCGAGTGTGGTGTGGCCACAGCAGACTCCATTAATTCCGCAGCAACAGTCGCCGGTGCAGCAGTCGCAGTCACTGATGCCGCAGCAATCTGGTCATGTCTATGCCGCTGCTCCGGCCATCCAATCTCCGCCAGCTGCGCAGCAAGCCATGTTGCCCGTTCTAAATGCAGCACCCGTAGCTGGGAAAAATCAGGGTGCAGCGGCAGATGGGGACTACGATGATTATGACGAGGAAACGTACACGGAGGCACCAAAAAAG AAGCAGCACAAGCACAAGAAGGTCAAGACGAAGACGGCCAAGGATCCCATTGAACTGGCCCTGGAGCAAAACAAGCTACAACCGGATGGATCCCTTCCAGCCCTGCCCGTTCCCGCTTCCCCGGTCCACGAGCAGTACAAGATGATCCACGACAACCTGGCGATGGAGTTCCGCGATCACGACGGTCACTCGGAGCGACCTGGCGGGGCGGTCCTCTCGCTGACCCTAGGCCTGCTGGTCACCGCTGCTCTGGCCATTCTCATCGGGTGCAGGATGCGAACGGTGACGCGGAGGGCACGACGACTGGGCGGCAAGACGCCCTACTCGCAGGAGGCGGACTTCCTGGTCAACGGCATGTATCTGTAA
- the LOC6612060 gene encoding ubiquitin-conjugating enzyme E2-24 kDa: protein MSSTPAAGSAGEMATSSATPNAPSAPSTTTSNVSNPSQPTSAGTPQARGGRGSNANGGASGSNAGGGDEPRKEAKTTPKISKALGTSAKRIQKELAEITLDPPPNCSAGPKGDNLYEWVSTILGPPGSVYEGGVFFLDIHFSPEYPFKPPKVTFRTRIYHCNINSQGVICLDILKDNWSPALTISKVLLSICSLLTDCNPADPLVGSIATQYLQNREEHDRIARLWTKRYAT, encoded by the exons ATGTCTTCAACCCCAGCAGCGGGCAGTGCCGGCGAGATGGCCACCTCCAGTGCCACCCCAAATGCTCCCAGTGCACCCAGCACAACGACCAGCAACGTGAGCAATCCCAGCCAGCCGACGTCTGCCGGAACTCCGCAGGCACGTGGTGGCAGGGGCAGCAACGCCAACGGAGGTGCCTCCGGCAGCAATGCCGGTGGCGGAGATGAGCCGCGCAAGGAAGCCAAAACGACGCCCAAGATATCCAAGGCGCTCGGTACCTCGGCCAAGCGCATACAGAAGGAGCTGGCCGAGATCACACTTGACCCACCGCCCAACTGCAGTGCCGGGCCCAAGGGCGACAACCTATACGAGTGGGTATCCACCATACTGGGACCACCCGGATCCGTCTACGAGGGCGGCGTCTTCTTCCTCGACATACACTTCTCGCCGGAGTATCCCTTCAAGCCACCCAAAGTCACGTTCCGCACGCGCATCTATCACTGCAACATCAACAGCCAGGGCGTCATTTGCCTGGACATACTCAAGGACAACTGGTCGCCGGCGCTGACCATATCAAAGGTCTTGCTGTCAATTTGCTCCCTGCTCACAGACTGTAATCCAG CCGATCCGCTGGTGGGCAGCATTGCCACGCAATATTTGCAGAATCGTGAGGAGCACGATCGAATTGCGCGTCTTTGGACAAAAAG GTACGCAACATGA
- the LOC6612061 gene encoding ribosome biogenesis protein WDR12 homolog, with product MDVDNGEGQVQVHLKTKQEQYAVPDVPYAIDGTVTTVELNTFVNALLRQKDGSSDTDFDFLVFDEYLRGRLCDHLREKAISFEDAIEIEYVERFPAPEPQDCLLHDDWVSAVKARGKWILSGCYDNSLNLWTNKGKHILTISGHTAPIKAVDWISLDEETGRFVSTSQDQTAMLWKWNVGSNAVDCVSVCKGHERGVDSVSVSPDGLRFATGSWDTMLKVWSAELDDGVEGSSKRMKESGVRTPKITLQGHRESVSAVQWMDATTLLTGSWDYTLKVWDLSLEGIKTEISTNKSIFDASYSKLNRLILTASADKNLRLYDPRTNQGSVVRNTYLGHNAWVQTVMWSTTEEFLFVSGAYDNQNKLWDCRSPKAPLYDLLGHGDKVLDIDWSNPKYIVSGGVDNTVRVFKSRKALAEDTETK from the exons ATGGATGTGGATAACGGCGAGGGGCAGGTGCAGGTGCACCTGAAGACCAAGCAAGAGCA ATATGCCGTGCCGGATGTGCCGTACGCCATCGATGGCACCGTCACCACCGTAGAGCTAAACACATTCGTGAACGCACTATTGCGCCAGAAAGATGGCTCTTCCGACACGGACTTCGACTTCTTGGTGTTCGATGAGTACCTGCGAGGCCGGCTGTGCGATCACCTGCGCGAGAAGGCCATCAGTTTCGAGGACGCCATCGAGATCGAGTATGTGGAGCGGTTCCCGGCGCCAGAGCCACAGGATTGCCTGCTGCACGACGACTGGGTGTCCGCGGTAAAGGCCAGAGGAAAGTGGATCCTTTCTGGGTGCTATGACAACTCCCTGAATCTGTGGACCAACAAGGGCAAGCACATTCTCACTATTTCTGGGCACACGGCGCCCATCAAGGCGGTGGACTGGATATCGCTGGACGAGGAGACGGGACGCTTTGTGTCCACCTCGCAGGACCAGACTGCCATGCTGTGGAAGTGGAACGTGGGCTCAAACGCGGTGGACTGTGTCTCCGTGTGCAAGGGCCACGAGCGAGGCGTCGACAGTGTCAGCGTGAGTCCGGATGGCCTGAGATTTGCCACTGGCTCTTGGGACACGATGTTGAAGGTGTGGTCAGCAGAGCTGGACGATGGAGTCGAGGGGAGCTCGAAGCGGATGAAGGAGAGCGGTGTGAGA ACCCCCAAAATTACGCTGCAGGGACATCGTGAGAGCGTATCAGCCGTGCAGTGGATGGATGCCACCACTCTGCTAACTGGCAGCTGGGATTACACACTCAAGGTGTGGGATCTGAGCCTAGAGGGCATCAAAACCGAAATATCCACCAACAAGTCCATATTCGATGCGAGCTACTCAAAGCTGAATCGCCTGATACTGACGGCTTCGGCGGACAAGAATCTGCGGCTCTATGATCCCAGGACAAACC AGGGATCAGTGGTAAGGAATACTTACCTGGGACATAATGCCTGGGTGCAGACTGTCATGTGGTCCACCACGGAGGAGTTCCTATTTGTCTCCGGCGCTTATGACAACCAGAACAAGCTGTGGGACTGCAGGAGTCCCAAGGCCCCACTGTACGATCTTCTGGGTCACGGCGATAAGGTCCTAGACATTGACTGGTCCAATCCCAAGTACATTGTATCCGGTGGTGTCGACAACACGGTGCGCGTATTCAAATCTCGCAAGGCGCTAGCGGAAGATACGGAGACGAAGTAA
- the LOC6621813 gene encoding uncharacterized protein LOC6621813, whose protein sequence is MKVFALCSMLALLLAGAQSLPQNREGAAYTNEAIRQAQQTLLIPKDAQIQNVQEGIELGAYEQIPGNQRINLFEILGDQVPSEVINNLQSQVDQIGRN, encoded by the coding sequence ATGAAAGTGTTCGCGCTGTGTTCGATGCTCGCCCTGCTCCTGGCTGGTGCCCAATCCCTGCCCCAGAATCGCGAGGGTGCCGCCTACACGAACGAGGCTATCCGGCAGGCGCAACAGACGCTGCTCATCCCCAAGGATGCCCAGATCCAGAACGTGCAGGAGGGCATCGAGTTGGGCGCCTACGAGCAGATACCCGGCAACCAGCGCATCAATCTCTTCGAGATCCTCGGCGACCAGGTGCCCTCCGAGGTGATAAACAACCTGCAGTCCCAGGTCGACCAGATCGGTCGCAACTAA
- the LOC6612063 gene encoding probable GPI-anchored adhesin-like protein PGA55 yields MHRTEWHSEAFQLRVSLEFHRKDSGTDLQMSRKKCNNNQQRRGRRRRTDLGNLLGIRGSISLAILMLTICMANTSTAVPAMESSSASSAVVTVAVTPSILSSSSSGGSVGGFHGLAASSTESPSSASPEQQQPQGQCLQDGLWVAESATRCQYQTSCRAIQRTGHCCPDYKCDCEKDGKTYANGDKLVAPDTPCTVCYCKGGEIVCSPVTCFRRDDCMPKYVPGRCCPEYDNCPILDNNPPLASEPVSSSSTSTAKPMAVAQPAGFNWNITIKEITKPTEIRITDDNKAKPSIPTRKQSNLMLTTEGPAPPVTSSSLDSTTAGSAGAVGAAATTAAPASSSTAAAATSPATASTPTDSTATPMPSQDGNQKALPGGTESLKLIASVGYIERPLSPSSSIIVEQQVKPLVTYNADGLQPLISNDPSKVNIKREYTTEGSILSTKNYEESALPIFVQNGFRDSLVEPSDGELEPDTAGSDNIYHIISTTEGPGTVVKVTTDAPPKPSETSPTTQTVISPSTTKSDVESSSDSVAVSSEMPPASSTHHMDVDDDVPQVESNPAYPSLPEDDFSLRDVNFPLVELEDIAESEKDEPRSIPSPFEVDHRHVKLAPDTSLDGSGSGSGGGDIDLYQDKSSTTEEMMASGSSIHEKSSLVPLLMYSGEDISGETRIQNGSDLQLEKISQGEEVELGSGEIREPVTPKTNSGSTLEIDELGSGAGQVGGVDPKADAESLKLDESQETVARTSASGLDKSSARAEKSFVDRALPLGRLYLQRIY; encoded by the exons ATGCACAGAACAGAGTGGCATTCGGAGGCATTCCAGCTGAGAGTCAGCCTCGAATTTCATCGAAAGGATTCCGGTACAGATCTGCAGATGTCTaggaaaaaatgcaataataaCCAACAGCGACGAGGTCGTCGAAGGCGAACGGATTTGGGGAATCTGCTGGGAATCCGTGGGTCCATCAGCCTGGCCATTTTGATGTTGACCATTTGCATGGCCAACACGTCGACTGCCG TGCCCGCCATGGAAAGCAGCAGTGCATCCTCCGCAGTCGTCACGGTCGCGGTCACGCCGAGCATCCTGTCGAGCAGCTCCAGTGGCGGCAGCGTAGGCGGATTCCACGGCCTTGCGGCCAGCTCCACGGAATCCCCATCCTCGGCATCgccggagcagcagcagccgcagg GCCAATGCCTGCAGGATGGACTTTGGGTGGCCGAGTCCGCGACCCGTTGCCAATACCAAACTAGCTGTCGTGCCATCCAGCGCACTGGCCACTGCTGCCCCGATTATAAATGCG ATTGCGAAAAGGATGGCAAAACTTATGCCAATGGCGATAAATTGGTTGCCCCGGACACGCCGTGCACCGTGTGCTACTGCAAAG GCGGCGAGATTGTTTGCAGCCCGGTGACCTGTTTCCGGCGAGATGACTGCATGCCCAAATACGTGCCCGGTCGCTGCTGTCCGGAGTACGACAATTGTCCAA TTCTCGATAATAATCCACCGCTGGCCAGCGAGCCCGTTAGCAGCTCCAGCACTTCCACGGCGAAACCGATGGCAGTCGCTCAGCCAGCTGGATTCAACTGGAACATCACCATCAAGGAGATCACCAAGCCCACGGAGATCCGCATAACCGATGACAACAAGGCCAAACCATCGATTCCGACTAGAAAGCAGAGCAATTTGATGCTCACCACCGAGGGACCTGCACCACCAGTAACCAGCAGCTCCCTGGACAGCACAACTGCAGGATCAGCAGGAGCGgtgggagcagcagcaacaacagcagcaccgGCAAGCAGCAgcaccgcagcagcagcaacatcacccGCGACGGCATCAACACCAACGGACTCCACAGCAACACCTATGCCCAGCCAAGACGGCAACCAGAAAGCACTTCCAGGCGGCACCGAGAGCTTAAAGCTCATCGCCTCGGTTGGCTACATCGAAAGACCTCTCTCGCCCAGCAGTAGCATCATAGTGGAGCAACAGGTGAAGCCGCTGGTTACCTACAACGCCGACGGACTGCAGCCACTGATCAGCAACGATCCCAGTAAGGTGAACATCAAGCGGGAATACACCACAGAGGGATCCATACTGAGCACCAAGAACTACGAGGAATCCGCACTGCCCATATTCGTGCAGAATGGCTTCAGGGATTCGCTGGTGGAGCCGTCCGATGGGGAACTTGAACCCGATACGGCGGGCAGTGACAACATTTACCACATCATATCCACCACCGAGGGACCTGGAACAGTGGTCAAAGTAACAACGGATGCACCACCGAAGCCCAGCGAGACCTCACCCACCACCCAAACCGTGATCAGTCCAAGCACCACCAAGTCCGATGTCGAGAGTAGCTCCGATTCCGTCGCAGTAAGCAGTGAGATGCCGCCAGCAAGCTCCACTCATCACATGGACGTGGATGATGATGTGCCCCAGGTGGAATCCAATCCAGCCTATCCCTCGCTGCCCGAGGACGACTTCAGTCTGCGGGACGTGAACTTTCCGCTCGTCGAGCTGGAGGACATAGCCGAGTCCGAGAAGGATGAGCCTCGGAGCATACCCAGTCCCTTCGAGGTGGACCACAGGCATGTGAAACTGGCGCCCGATACCAGCCTGGATGGCAGTGGCAGCGGAAGTGGTGGCGGCGACATCGATCTCTACCAAGATAAGTCCTCAACAACCGAGGAAATGATGGCGTCCGGTTCATCCATTCACGAGAAGAGCTCCCTGGTGCCACTGCTGATGTACAGTGGCGAGGACATATCCGGGGAGACGCGCATCCAGAACGGCAGCGATCTGCAGCTGGAGAAGATCAGCCAGGGCGAGGAGGTGGAACTGGGCAGCGGGGAGATCAGGGAGCCCGTCACCCCCAAAACCAATTCGGGGTCCACGCTGGAGATCGATGAACTGGGCTCGGGAGCGGGCCAGGTGGGCGGTGTGGATCCCAAAGCCGATGCCGAGAGCCTGAAGCTGGACGAGAGCCAGGAAACGGTGGCCAGGACCAGTGCCAGTGGACTGGACAAATCGTCGGCGAGGGCCGAGAAGAGCTTTGTGGATCGGGCACTGCCATTGGGGCGTCTATACCTCCAGCGGATCTACTGA
- the LOC6612064 gene encoding outer dense fiber protein 3-like protein 2 isoform X1, translating into MSRNYGPGPGAYMLPSSFGQKGPQFSFGRRIDRKRDEKPGPGPAAYKVDKVTRYGNAVGPQFSMYVRNSKMKPLPIRLS; encoded by the exons ATGTCTAGGAATTATG GACCTGGACCTGGAGCCTACATGCTACCCAGCAGTTTTGGACAAAAAGGACCGCAATTCTCCTTCGGCCGCAGAATTGACCGCAAGAGAGATGAAAAACCTGGTCCGGGTCCTGCTGCTTATAAGGTGGATAAAGTGACTCGCTACGGAAACGCGGTGGGTCCACAGTTTTCCATGTATGTTAGGAACTCCAAGATGAAGCCACTTCCCATTCGACTCTCCTGA
- the LOC6612064 gene encoding uncharacterized protein LOC6612064 isoform X2 has product MLPSSFGQKGPQFSFGRRIDRKRDEKPGPGPAAYKVDKVTRYGNAVGPQFSMYVRNSKMKPLPIRLS; this is encoded by the coding sequence ATGCTACCCAGCAGTTTTGGACAAAAAGGACCGCAATTCTCCTTCGGCCGCAGAATTGACCGCAAGAGAGATGAAAAACCTGGTCCGGGTCCTGCTGCTTATAAGGTGGATAAAGTGACTCGCTACGGAAACGCGGTGGGTCCACAGTTTTCCATGTATGTTAGGAACTCCAAGATGAAGCCACTTCCCATTCGACTCTCCTGA